The sequence TTTTATTTGACACTATATAAgctttatatttcttttgggATTTTAAGCATATTATAATCTTGATGGGGCCTAATCCTAAGGGACATAGGTCATGTCTACCCATGTGCCATTGCTAGCTATGCTTTATGATTGATCAACAactttgatttataattttccACTTTGGTAATGGGGTTGAATTAGACATCATGATTAAAATTAATGTTTGTTTAAGTGTTTTGTCCATATATATTTTGTggacatgaaattttttttcgtatttgaatttgatatttatcttataatttgattaaatttaaatttatattcataattttacattaaaataaaataatttataattaaaataattttgtatttaaaaaattttgaatctgaaatctctaattaaaattgaaagagtACCGTACTCTACCAAAACATTTTGTTGGTGTGTGAATAAAGTTTTATCCCCCTCTCAAGTACACATGAATGAGGTGtagattttacttttttcccATTAAATAATCATTCTTATCTTATCTCTTGGTTTTCATctatgatacatatatatttaattttgattatttttaagaataGGAAAGACAGAGAAggggaaataaaataaaatactatattATACCTGTTACACTTGAGATTCTTatgtttgttaaaaaatatagggataatgcccaagtactctcttaacctatgcccgaaatctcagagacacacttatactatactaagatcctattaccccctgaacttattttattaataattttttacccctttttagcttacgtggcactatcttgtgggtccaacgatggttgattttttttttcgaactagtgtcacgtaggctaaaatgggatagaaaattacatataaaataagtttaggggggtaataggaccttagtatagtataagtgtgtctctgggatttcgagcataggttgagggggtacttgggtattttcccaaaaatatatattactttagTTTTGTCGAATTTAGGAACAAAAATTTGGTGGACGAATAAATGCACATGATGAAAACTTGTGGCCTAAACAAAATTAGCCACAATACAATGTAGTCATCATAACTACTCATAATCACTAGCATCTCTGTTAATGTACAATTAATATTTTACTAACTAATAGTATCATCTAAAGCTTCTTCAACAAGTTAACTTAGCTTCTtgtaatttagaaaaaaaaatctaatttcatgtccaattttcataattataCATGCACACGGATAAGTACATCTATTATGTCTATTACTCCCTCCGATCATTTTCAGTTGTCATGTTTTACttttaaaagtcaatttaataattttaaagttaagttaaattatattaattgatattttaaacaaaaaatttaaatatttaaaatgtatatgaaaagttctataaattgtaaatttttttacatatcaaGATGATCGAAAAatatacatcataaaatattagtcaaattctttttataatttgactctaaattAAACTATGACAactaaaagtagaaaaaaaaaagtatattctctccatataataatactaataattaattgatcTTTTCTAGTGCATTTTACAAATTATTACCTCTAAATTCTAATTAAACTCATCACAAGTAAAAGAGCATATTCTTCCTGGCTAACCAATTCAACATTGAAAAGGAACATTTTTTCAAATGGCACCATGTTAAATGTGGCAACTTACACTTTATAAGGTCAAACACGTATATAAGTCTCCAGTGGTTTGATGTACCCATTTGACATTCTCCATCTCAACATTAATGCTTGTCATTATGACTTATATACCTAAATAATTCTACTactttcaattaaatttagtTTCACCATGggttatttcttttaatatattttttcaaattatgaatttaatgtTAAGAACTTAACACTACAAAAAAAGTGTGAATTACATAGGGATTTTTCTTTAGATTAGTAAGAAAAATCTGcagaaaagttatttttctgTAAATTTTTTAGATTAATTCTCAGAAAAATTTTCATGTAATTCACACTTTTCTTATAGTTAATAATGAGTccagaaatttaatttaaggaTTCATctctatattaaaataaaagtaagaaaattatatattgtaattttttttttcatttctcatcATGAACagtagaaaaataatttgggtAGTGTTGGTATGAGGATGAGCAAATCAGACCTCGAAAAGTGTAGGTGGTTAGTCAGTTTAAGATCAAATATCAACTAACCACAGATGTAGACAGTTTTAGTAACTGTCATCTTTTTAGCTGATTGTGGATTCACACACATCAACCCCTATTGCCTAACCACAAAATAATTGTGTATATAATATATCGTTCCAAACCCCATTAATTTCTTCTTTGAATGTAAGTAGAACAAAACAGATTTTAGTTTGTTACGACATGATGCATTATAATTTATAGCTAGTACTTTAGaatttgataattaaattaggcaggtataaaatataataatctaaGAGACAAGATGTATGATTATTTTATCCTGCATTAGGTTAGAGGCAACAGACAATTTTGAGTGTTTATtctatcatttatattttagtgATCGAATAAGTTATCTTATACTCTCTTCGTTCACAGTTGTTTGTCATGTTAAAGTCATGCACATCtcttaagaaaaatttaatacatggtgtaatttgactaatataatcCTATTACattaagaatatcaaaagtctaTAACTTTCAATTGAATTACGCTATCACTAAggcaaatttgaaaaaaaaatgactaattatttcttaattatttaaattaataattaattttaaatatttatttttaatatattcgtCAAATAATTGTGaacaaaaaaagtatatataataaaataaattatctcaaGATTAATAATTTTGTAATAACTTGTTACCAATCAACTACCGGTAGATATACAAACTTGATTATATGGGGAGAGGTGCAATTATTTCAGTAAAGAAGACCTATTGGCCTGTGAAAACTAAAGGAACAGCTAAATGATTTTTACAGTCAGAAAAGATAGAGAGATAGGCACATGGGAATCTGAATTGATGTTATgccttcttttctttctttttgcatGAAAACTGCTCATATTACTCTTCATTCTGTCACTTCCTTACTTTATTATAGTTGTATTTTACGTGCACTCTCAATCCTCTTTTTCTCCATCTCTCCACGTATACCTACTTTTCTATATACCAAAACTAAGTAGTCATTAACTTTATGTAAAGTTACTGaagtactaattttttttataaaacaatatTACTTTAATATCACGcaaattcatatcataatatatatgttgCTAGCTATTCGTTTAATTATCAGTGTCACAAAAGATCATTGAAAGGTACTTTTTGCTGGTGGGTGTTCAAAGTAAATACGGAAAAATTATAGTATTTCATTCTTTAAGCTATTCCAGTTTTTCATACGTAAATATGATTAGTCCAAGTCGATATCGTTACTTTTGATCTAAAGTGCTATAGGTGTCCATTTGAATAGAAAGATCTGGTCCTAAATGCAAATCCTTCCCACCTGGTTTGTTTTATCAAAAAGAAgttcaaatgaaaaaataaaactcaaatcacaatattttatcACCAATACAACTCAAATGACACTTGAAAAGGCTCCACTATCAAAGGTTCACCctcaatgaaattcaataataattacACAAAAAACTTCACCCACTCAACCATATTACAAATCCTATCAAAAGTAAAGGAGAAATATGAACACCTGTattcattcaaatataaaattcttattttaaactatCATGTATGTCCAAGTCATATTGGCCGCACAACCAAAGATCATTTTGTGTTACACAGAAAAGTGTCACTGAACTTAGAGTGTCACTAAAGTTTCGAGCGACACTTGACAATCTCCTCTATTTTGGTGCCGTATCTAAACAGAAAAGTGTCATGAACTTAGCATCTCACTAAAGTTTCGAGCGAAACACGATAATCTCCCTATTCCGGTGCCAAATCTGAACAGAGAAGTGTCATAAATTTAGAGTCTCATTAAAGCTCCGAGCGACACTCTATAATCTCTCCTAGGTGCCGAATCTGAACAGAAAAATGTAATGAACTTAAAATCTCACTAAAACTCCAGAACGACACTCGACTATCTCCCCTGTTCCTATGCTGAATCTGAACAGTGAAGTGGCGATACATGACATAACGCTATGAATATTAGGTCAGAAAGTCAGATGCCTCACATGCGCAAAAGCCGGTCCCATTTAATAAAGTGGGAGTGCACAAGGACATGAAGCCACATGAAGTACTGCTGTTGCTCATAAATTCATTTGTCCTGTTTGTAACTTTAACCTCACCATCTTCTAACTACTACTTACATTACATTTACATTTACAAACAGATGGTTACTGAGTGTGCCTTCGgtacaaaatataaaacttatctTCTTGCTTGTCGTCCTCACTGAAAATGACAATTCAGTTAACTTATTACCTGAGTCATGGATGTGTCATCTTCATAAAACTAACTGATCAAATGGCACTTCGAACTCAATCTTTATGTAGTACATGTATATGATACTCAACAAAATCTGAAGCAAACTAAACATTTGCATCAAACACATGTACATATATTCACTAAACCAAATTTTGACTtacatatacaatatatatacatattcatagCAGATGATACCATTACAGAACATCTAGATAGATGATCTGTGTAATTAAAATCAATGAGTCAAATTAATTAGGATAGGTTTCATTCTAGATCCATTTCAAAACCAGCAAAATTATTAGTGGCAGTTATAATTCAATTACTAATATTGTTGTCCCAACACTTGTAATGATAGAAGAAATATATGTAACAGAGGAATATTCAAAGGAAGGGAGAgaagaaaatagataaaatagaaaagcatgaaaaacataaatcatCAAATAGGATGAGGTCGACTCGAGCTGAGTTGATCAAGAGGAGCTGTAGTACTTGAGGAAGCACCAGAAAGGAGGTCAGCTAGAGCACTCATCGCTCGAATTTGCATCTCAAGAGCTGCTATGTAATCAGTAGCTTCATCTAGAATCACCGGCAGCGGTTGTTTCCGGCAACCAGGAACAAGCCGTCCTAAAACTCTAGCCTTTTTCTGAAAAGCCGGCAAATTCTTTGTTTTCAGCTTCAAAATCCCCACTCTCGGCTTCCTAGGTAACCGGCTGGTAGATGAAACCGCCATTTTCTGCCGCTTGGCGTGTTTCTTCATGAACTTGAGCTTTAGCCGATTCGTAAGTATAGCTCGGCTCCATCTGGATCGTCCTTTAGCAGTAACGGCAAGGACTCTGTCAGCAACTTCACGTACGGCTCGACCGCCTTTTGGCGCCGGCACCGATGAAGTCGTCGTCGCCGCCGTCGCAGGTGAACTGATCCGCACTTCACGGAGTGCTTTGAGTAGCTTTGAAGAGTAAACTTGTTGTTGAGCTTGAGTTTTCCATTCAGTAGTATTAGTCGGAGTTTCactgttgttattattatttttactactGTTCTGAGTTTGATTTCTCAAacttttcttactcttttttctCCTTGATATTACTCTGTCAGAAGACGTTACAGGATTCGAAATCACCGTTGAAGACATCTCGACAACCATTGGTTCCATCAGATTCAGGTAAAGTCGAATCAAATTTAGAACCGAATCGATTGAATCACTATCCAATTTGAGGTCTGAAGAAGAAAGCCTGTAGATTCAGTCACATGAATAGACAGatataagaaaaagaatgacACTCAAACCAATTCAGATTCAAAGACAGATTCTGCAGAAAATAAGAACGAATCAATAAAATTCGACTCAGATTCGTAATTAGCCGATAAACTAAACACAGATAATTACAATTAACGCACAAAAAACAAATCAGAAAGCAAGAGATTACATGTAA comes from Solanum pennellii chromosome 1, SPENNV200 and encodes:
- the LOC107014113 gene encoding transcription factor bHLH148-like is translated as MEPMVVEMSSTVISNPVTSSDRVISRRKKSKKSLRNQTQNSSKNNNNNSETPTNTTEWKTQAQQQVYSSKLLKALREVRISSPATAATTTSSVPAPKGGRAVREVADRVLAVTAKGRSRWSRAILTNRLKLKFMKKHAKRQKMAVSSTSRLPRKPRVGILKLKTKNLPAFQKKARVLGRLVPGCRKQPLPVILDEATDYIAALEMQIRAMSALADLLSGASSSTTAPLDQLSSSRPHPI